A genomic stretch from Deltaproteobacteria bacterium includes:
- a CDS encoding DUF2071 domain-containing protein — MLYLFKRHRFPTKALLREALVLTFALPAALLEPWLAPSLKLETLHRDKKNYGLLYLTLFQMEALRLASLPSWLGKNLFLASYGLLVRYKTKNGKLLRGFRTLRSDTDQRVFSIFGNFFTHDYFQLADARINKNPHLIHIQLKTIYNQANLDLKIKFDHPTTALPKGSLFKNEKEAKLLGDLPNYYLNYERETHSMIVIPMERPQWRTQFVPTEIIRCSFFNQEGFNTSRPILLSSVYAHDIECLWKAGMCEAVNRGIF; from the coding sequence ATGCTCTATTTATTTAAGCGGCACCGCTTTCCCACCAAGGCACTTTTACGGGAAGCTCTAGTTTTAACCTTTGCCCTGCCGGCGGCTCTCTTAGAACCTTGGCTGGCACCGAGTCTAAAGCTTGAAACCCTCCATCGTGATAAAAAAAATTATGGATTGCTCTACTTAACTCTATTTCAAATGGAAGCCTTACGGCTTGCTTCTTTACCCAGTTGGCTAGGCAAAAATTTATTTTTAGCAAGTTATGGTTTGTTAGTTCGCTACAAAACAAAAAACGGAAAACTGCTGCGCGGCTTTCGAACGTTACGCAGCGATACTGATCAACGAGTGTTTTCTATCTTTGGAAATTTTTTCACCCATGATTATTTTCAACTTGCTGATGCCCGCATCAACAAAAACCCTCATTTAATACACATTCAACTCAAGACCATTTACAATCAAGCCAATTTAGATTTGAAGATCAAGTTTGACCACCCTACTACCGCTCTTCCTAAAGGAAGCCTTTTTAAAAATGAAAAAGAGGCCAAGCTTTTGGGCGATCTCCCAAACTACTATTTAAATTATGAACGAGAAACTCACTCCATGATTGTCATTCCTATGGAACGCCCCCAATGGCGCACCCAATTTGTACCTACCGAAATTATTCGTTGTAGTTTCTTTAATCAAGAAGGTTTCAACACCAGCCGGCCTATTCTTTTAAGCTCAGTTTATGCTCATGATATAGAATGCTTGTGGAAAGCCGGAATGTGCGAGGCCGTTAATCGCGGAATTTTTTGA
- a CDS encoding 3-isopropylmalate dehydrogenase (catalyzes the oxidation of 3-isopropylmalate to 3-carboxy-4-methyl-2-oxopentanoate in leucine biosynthesis) gives MGKIYRLAIMPGDFIGKEVVIEEMRVLEVLAKKFGLQYTTTHYPHGGEHYVKTGELLPDSVVCELKDHDAIVFGAVGHPHLIKGEVEQGILLKIRFDLDQYVNLRPAKLYKGVDVPIKKLHPSLPDGYELIVVREGTSDLYTGKGEVKKNQAGAVVYATQIMEYTDLQVDRVNRYAFELARRKKSETGQDYPVVLGGKSNVLTNVFASLWQPRFEAMGKSEYPDVKIHYQHIDALNGPLLVSSSPEWFNIIVTGNMFGDIITDLTASLFGGMGVGASGCINPEGTSMFEPIHGSSPKDYGKGTVSPIAAILSGSLMLKEIGEKTAGIALEKAVEKVLASGKIPNLTIHSGVSTRQQADLIIQELLV, from the coding sequence ATGGGAAAGATTTATCGATTAGCAATCATGCCCGGTGATTTTATTGGTAAAGAAGTTGTGATCGAGGAAATGCGGGTTTTAGAGGTTTTAGCCAAAAAATTTGGATTGCAGTATACGACCACACATTATCCTCATGGGGGCGAGCATTATGTCAAAACAGGGGAATTGCTGCCCGATTCTGTGGTATGTGAGTTGAAAGATCATGATGCCATTGTTTTTGGTGCCGTTGGTCATCCTCATTTGATCAAAGGTGAAGTGGAGCAGGGGATTTTATTAAAAATTCGTTTTGATTTAGATCAATATGTCAATTTACGCCCCGCAAAATTATATAAGGGCGTAGATGTTCCGATTAAAAAGTTACATCCCAGTTTGCCGGATGGCTATGAGCTCATTGTAGTGCGAGAAGGTACCAGTGATCTTTACACCGGCAAAGGTGAAGTTAAAAAAAATCAAGCAGGTGCTGTGGTTTATGCGACCCAAATCATGGAATATACTGATTTGCAGGTCGATCGAGTAAACCGCTATGCGTTTGAACTAGCTCGTCGCAAAAAATCTGAAACGGGCCAAGATTACCCCGTGGTGTTGGGTGGCAAATCCAATGTGCTGACCAACGTTTTTGCAAGCCTGTGGCAACCACGTTTTGAGGCCATGGGTAAGAGCGAATATCCTGATGTAAAAATACATTATCAACATATTGATGCCCTCAATGGCCCACTGCTGGTGAGCAGTTCGCCCGAGTGGTTTAATATTATTGTCACGGGTAATATGTTTGGCGATATAATCACTGATTTAACCGCGAGTTTATTTGGTGGCATGGGAGTGGGGGCTAGCGGTTGTATCAACCCCGAAGGCACTTCGATGTTTGAGCCCATTCATGGTTCAAGCCCCAAAGATTATGGCAAAGGCACGGTAAGCCCGATTGCCGCAATTTTAAGTGGGTCGCTGATGCTCAAAGAAATCGGTGAAAAAACCGCCGGCATTGCCCTTGAAAAAGCCGTTGAAAAAGTCTTGGCCTCTGGCAAAATTCCTAATCTTACTATTCACAGTGGTGTTTCTACTCGCCAGCAAGCCGACCTTATCATTCAAGAGTTACTTGTCTAA
- a CDS encoding M15 family metallopeptidase: protein MNKIFVALLLFFIPVAVWAQTKGLDNNPLVEVKQIIPDIVLDIRYATPNNFLKQTVYPEPVAFLRKTSVEKLKVAAEILRTQGYRIKLFDAYRPLTVQKKMWAIMPNSRYVANPSKGSVHNRGGAVDLTLVTLDGKDVEMPSEYDEFNEKAHHGYPMASDLAKNHVAILKEAMLKAGFKSIPTEWWHYNDPEAKAWPVLDK from the coding sequence ATGAATAAAATTTTCGTCGCGTTGCTCTTATTTTTTATTCCTGTTGCCGTTTGGGCGCAGACTAAAGGTTTAGATAACAACCCCTTAGTCGAAGTAAAGCAAATCATTCCCGACATTGTACTTGATATTCGTTATGCCACCCCTAACAATTTTTTGAAACAAACAGTTTACCCTGAACCCGTAGCTTTTTTGCGAAAAACTTCGGTTGAAAAATTAAAAGTTGCTGCAGAAATTTTACGAACTCAAGGCTATCGCATCAAACTTTTTGATGCCTACCGCCCTCTCACCGTTCAAAAAAAGATGTGGGCGATTATGCCCAACTCCCGTTATGTCGCTAACCCCAGCAAAGGATCCGTGCACAATAGGGGCGGTGCAGTTGATTTAACCCTGGTAACCCTCGATGGCAAAGATGTTGAGATGCCCTCGGAATATGATGAATTTAATGAAAAGGCCCATCATGGGTACCCCATGGCAAGTGACTTAGCTAAAAACCATGTGGCCATTCTAAAAGAGGCCATGCTGAAGGCCGGGTTTAAGTCTATTCCCACCGAATGGTGGCATTATAATGACCCTGAGGCTAAAGCCTGGCCAGTCTTAGACAAGTAA
- the uvrC gene encoding excinuclease ABC subunit UvrC, translated as MPQDLHTKIKNFPRSSGVYLMKDKAGHLLYIGKATSLRDRVKSYFLKQAGDRYQIKYLMAKVADIDFIVTDNEKEALLLENTYIKKYQPKYNFFLKDDKSYVSLALSVQHPFPRLYKTRKILKDGTLYFGPYSSAYACQSVVEFVGQHFRLRTCQDHDFANRSRPCLMYQIKKCDAPCVGYVSQAKYAEMIQQVKLFLYGRDQELKNNVKAQMFQAAEAENFEEAARLRDLLKDIERTLEKQKVVSHQDYDWDVLSYDRQQNQVVICIMMIRAGKLADTHFIPLKVYEPDEEFLSKVVVQYYGETKFIPPILLFSRLPADVGALADLLSERAGLKVQLRLPQKGEKLKMVQLAEKNAKTQLMQRQQRQSNVELILENLKQALNLKNLPRAIECYDISNFQGQDSVGSMVTFVEGEPYKQGYRRFKIKTVDQANDFAMLYEVLQRRIQNIIQHPSDSKWSLPDLIIMDGGKAQLNVALRLFKELNIINIDVVGLAKSRIKEKKGKKFKTQERVFLPNRLNPVVLANNSPELHLLQRIRDEAHRFGITYHRQLRDNTGMKSQLKDIRQVGPKRMQKLLTTFGSIEGIQAADPIALAKVARVSLQLAKSIKEQL; from the coding sequence ATGCCACAAGATTTGCACACAAAAATAAAAAACTTCCCTCGTTCGTCAGGGGTGTATTTGATGAAAGATAAGGCGGGGCATCTTCTCTACATTGGTAAGGCGACTTCACTGCGAGATCGGGTCAAAAGTTATTTTCTAAAACAAGCCGGTGATCGGTATCAAATTAAATATTTGATGGCCAAGGTGGCCGACATTGACTTTATCGTCACCGACAATGAAAAAGAAGCATTGCTGCTTGAAAATACCTACATTAAAAAATATCAACCCAAATATAATTTCTTTTTAAAAGACGACAAATCTTACGTTAGTCTGGCCTTGTCGGTGCAGCACCCCTTTCCTCGCCTTTATAAGACACGCAAAATTTTAAAAGACGGGACCCTTTATTTTGGACCTTATTCCAGTGCTTATGCCTGCCAATCGGTGGTTGAATTTGTGGGGCAGCACTTTCGCCTGCGCACCTGCCAAGACCATGACTTTGCCAATCGCAGTAGGCCTTGCCTTATGTATCAAATTAAAAAATGTGATGCGCCCTGTGTGGGTTATGTTTCTCAAGCAAAATATGCCGAGATGATTCAACAAGTAAAATTATTTCTTTATGGTCGAGATCAAGAACTTAAAAATAACGTGAAGGCACAAATGTTCCAAGCCGCTGAGGCAGAAAATTTTGAAGAAGCAGCCAGGCTTCGCGATTTGCTAAAAGACATTGAACGTACTTTAGAAAAACAAAAAGTCGTTTCACACCAAGACTACGATTGGGATGTGTTAAGTTATGACCGGCAGCAAAACCAAGTGGTTATTTGCATCATGATGATTCGAGCCGGAAAGTTAGCCGACACTCATTTTATTCCCTTAAAAGTTTATGAACCCGATGAAGAATTTTTGTCAAAGGTGGTTGTGCAATACTATGGTGAGACAAAATTTATTCCACCCATTTTATTGTTTTCTCGCTTACCAGCCGATGTTGGTGCATTGGCTGATTTGTTATCAGAACGGGCAGGTTTAAAAGTTCAATTGCGATTGCCGCAAAAAGGTGAAAAATTAAAAATGGTACAATTGGCAGAAAAAAACGCCAAAACACAATTGATGCAACGTCAGCAAAGGCAATCGAATGTTGAACTCATTTTAGAAAACTTAAAACAAGCCTTAAATTTAAAAAATCTGCCACGGGCCATTGAATGTTACGACATCTCTAATTTTCAGGGGCAAGATTCTGTAGGTTCGATGGTAACTTTTGTGGAGGGTGAACCTTATAAACAAGGCTACCGCCGGTTCAAAATTAAAACCGTTGATCAGGCTAACGATTTTGCCATGCTTTATGAAGTATTACAGCGGCGAATTCAAAATATCATTCAGCATCCTAGCGACTCAAAATGGAGTTTGCCTGATTTGATCATTATGGATGGCGGCAAGGCTCAACTCAATGTTGCTTTGAGGTTATTCAAGGAATTAAATATCATTAATATTGATGTGGTGGGGTTAGCTAAAAGTCGAATCAAAGAGAAAAAAGGTAAAAAATTTAAAACCCAAGAACGGGTTTTTTTGCCCAATCGGCTTAATCCCGTTGTCTTAGCAAACAACAGCCCTGAATTGCATTTATTACAAAGAATCCGTGATGAAGCCCATCGCTTTGGGATTACTTATCATCGTCAATTACGGGATAATACAGGAATGAAATCGCAGCTTAAAGATATTAGGCAAGTAGGGCCTAAACGTATGCAAAAACTCTTAACAACCTTTGGCAGTATTGAAGGTATTCAAGCAGCGGATCCTATCGCACTTGCCAAAGTGGCTCGTGTTTCTTTACAATTAGCCAAAAGCATTAAGGAGCAGCTATGA
- a CDS encoding tetratricopeptide repeat protein — translation MNFKRWVWILILFNLMGVKTWAKNWDPRLAEANHLAFQGNYASALRVIESYIQSAPDDPNGYFIKGNILDWKAALTGQGRAAQKEMVDLLEKANDKAFHYWDKDQENVDKLIDLGQSYLFLGRKYSDVGSWMKAVLTAKKCQKHLEKAVKKDPSRVDALLSLGGFHYLADNIPSGARSFRGLLGIKGSRSQGLSELNKALGGNHPFVWDTKYALFNIYLDYEKNASLAFNFIQNLEKEFPNNPEFKFQKARTYELQDRTKGIQSFLELADFCQKNPCHKNYLFLAYYHAGRLNKDLGKNEPAKDLFAKAISFDTGFYSNLAAEAHYWPGLLEEAAKNYPTAINKYKKAKEVRGISKELKKNIQNSLEQLCSRPEVNHQC, via the coding sequence ATGAATTTTAAGCGTTGGGTATGGATATTAATTCTCTTTAATTTGATGGGGGTTAAAACTTGGGCGAAAAATTGGGACCCTCGATTGGCCGAAGCCAATCATTTAGCCTTCCAGGGGAATTATGCATCGGCCTTAAGAGTGATTGAGTCGTATATTCAAAGTGCACCCGATGATCCTAATGGGTACTTTATTAAGGGGAATATTTTAGACTGGAAAGCTGCATTAACAGGGCAGGGGCGGGCTGCCCAAAAAGAGATGGTTGATTTATTAGAAAAAGCCAACGACAAGGCCTTTCATTATTGGGATAAAGATCAAGAAAATGTCGATAAGCTCATTGATTTAGGGCAAAGTTATTTGTTTTTAGGTCGCAAATATTCGGATGTAGGTTCTTGGATGAAAGCCGTGCTTACGGCCAAAAAGTGTCAAAAACATTTGGAAAAGGCGGTTAAAAAGGATCCTAGTCGAGTGGATGCCTTATTGAGTTTAGGTGGTTTTCATTATTTAGCCGATAATATCCCCAGTGGTGCCAGGTCTTTTCGAGGCTTGTTGGGGATTAAGGGGAGCCGCAGCCAAGGCTTAAGCGAACTCAACAAAGCATTGGGTGGGAACCATCCTTTTGTTTGGGATACAAAGTATGCCTTGTTTAATATTTATTTAGACTATGAAAAAAATGCGAGCCTTGCGTTTAATTTTATCCAAAATTTAGAAAAAGAGTTCCCCAATAATCCTGAATTTAAATTTCAAAAAGCACGGACTTATGAATTACAAGATCGAACCAAAGGCATTCAAAGTTTTTTAGAGTTAGCTGATTTTTGTCAAAAAAATCCCTGCCATAAAAATTATCTTTTCTTAGCCTATTACCATGCGGGTCGTTTGAACAAAGACTTAGGGAAAAATGAACCAGCCAAAGACCTATTTGCCAAGGCCATTAGCTTTGACACAGGGTTTTACTCTAATCTGGCAGCAGAGGCACATTATTGGCCGGGGTTATTAGAAGAAGCTGCAAAAAATTATCCCACCGCCATCAACAAATATAAAAAGGCTAAAGAAGTAAGAGGCATTTCAAAAGAGCTTAAAAAAAATATTCAAAACTCATTAGAACAGCTTTGTTCTCGCCCTGAAGTGAATCATCAATGTTGA